A portion of the Zootoca vivipara chromosome 6, rZooViv1.1, whole genome shotgun sequence genome contains these proteins:
- the SIAH1 gene encoding E3 ubiquitin-protein ligase SIAH1 isoform X4, whose product MSRQTATALPTGTSKCTPSQRVPALTGTTASNNDLASLFECPVCFDYVLPPILQCQSGHLVCSNCRPKLTCCPTCRGPLGSIRNLAMEKVANSVLFPCKYASSGCEITLPHTEKADHEELCEFRPYSCPCPGASCKWQGSLDAVMPHLMHQHKSITTLQGEDIVFLATDINLPGAVDWVMMQSCFGFHFMLVLEKQEKYDGHQQFFAIVQLIGTRKQAENFAYRLELNGHRRRLTWEATPRSIHEGIATAIMNSDCLVFDTSIAQLFAENGNLGINVTISMC is encoded by the coding sequence ATGAGTCGTCAAACTGCTACAGCGCTTCCCACGGGTACCTCCAAGTGCACACCATCACAGAGGGTGCCTGCATTGACTGGTACCACAGCTTCCAACAATGACTTGGCTAGTCTCTTTGAGTGTCCTGTCTGTTTTGACTATGTACTGCCACCTATTCTGCAGTGCCAAAGTGGCCATCTTGTTTGTAGCAACTGTCGTCCCAAGCTCACATGCTGTCCGACCTGCCGAGGCCCACTGGGTTCAATTCGTAACTTGGCTATGGAAAAGGTTGCCAACTCTGTACTGTTTCCTTGTAAATATGCCTCCTCTGGCTGCGAAATCACTTTGCCCCACACTGAAAAAGCAGACCATGAAGAGCTTTGTGAATTCAGGCCTTATTCGTGCCCATGTCCTGGTGCTTCTTGTAAGTGGCAAGGCTCTCTAGATGCTGTCATGCCTCATCTCATGCACCAGCATAAGTCAATAACGACGCTACAGGGAGAAGATATAGTTTTCCTTGCTACAGACATTAATCTTCCTGGTGCCGTTGACTGGGTTATGATGCAGTCTTGTTTTGGCTTTCACTTCATGCTTGTATTGGAGAAACAGGAGAAATATGATGGTCACCAGCAGTTCTTTGCAATTGTACAGCTGATAGGAACACGGAAACAAGCTGAAAATTTTGCTTATCGACTTGAGCTAAATGGTCATAGGCGACGATTGACTTGGGAAGCAACTCCTCGATCAATTCACGAAGGGATTGCAACTGCCATCATGAACAGTGACTGTCTAGTCTTTGACACCAGCATTGCACAGCTTTTTGCAGAGAACGGCAATTTAGGCATTAATGTGACGATTTCGATGTGTTGA
- the SIAH1 gene encoding E3 ubiquitin-protein ligase SIAH1 isoform X2 has protein sequence MTGKSAFSFLYAWKGVLDTCLPGNKTSKRKEMSRQTATALPTGTSKCTPSQRVPALTGTTASNNDLASLFECPVCFDYVLPPILQCQSGHLVCSNCRPKLTCCPTCRGPLGSIRNLAMEKVANSVLFPCKYASSGCEITLPHTEKADHEELCEFRPYSCPCPGASCKWQGSLDAVMPHLMHQHKSITTLQGEDIVFLATDINLPGAVDWVMMQSCFGFHFMLVLEKQEKYDGHQQFFAIVQLIGTRKQAENFAYRLELNGHRRRLTWEATPRSIHEGIATAIMNSDCLVFDTSIAQLFAENGNLGINVTISMC, from the exons ATGACGGGGAAATCCGCCTTCAGTTTTTTATACGCATGGAAAGGAGTCCTTGATACATGCCTGCCaggaaataaaaccagcaaaAGAAAAG AAATGAGTCGTCAAACTGCTACAGCGCTTCCCACGGGTACCTCCAAGTGCACACCATCACAGAGGGTGCCTGCATTGACTGGTACCACAGCTTCCAACAATGACTTGGCTAGTCTCTTTGAGTGTCCTGTCTGTTTTGACTATGTACTGCCACCTATTCTGCAGTGCCAAAGTGGCCATCTTGTTTGTAGCAACTGTCGTCCCAAGCTCACATGCTGTCCGACCTGCCGAGGCCCACTGGGTTCAATTCGTAACTTGGCTATGGAAAAGGTTGCCAACTCTGTACTGTTTCCTTGTAAATATGCCTCCTCTGGCTGCGAAATCACTTTGCCCCACACTGAAAAAGCAGACCATGAAGAGCTTTGTGAATTCAGGCCTTATTCGTGCCCATGTCCTGGTGCTTCTTGTAAGTGGCAAGGCTCTCTAGATGCTGTCATGCCTCATCTCATGCACCAGCATAAGTCAATAACGACGCTACAGGGAGAAGATATAGTTTTCCTTGCTACAGACATTAATCTTCCTGGTGCCGTTGACTGGGTTATGATGCAGTCTTGTTTTGGCTTTCACTTCATGCTTGTATTGGAGAAACAGGAGAAATATGATGGTCACCAGCAGTTCTTTGCAATTGTACAGCTGATAGGAACACGGAAACAAGCTGAAAATTTTGCTTATCGACTTGAGCTAAATGGTCATAGGCGACGATTGACTTGGGAAGCAACTCCTCGATCAATTCACGAAGGGATTGCAACTGCCATCATGAACAGTGACTGTCTAGTCTTTGACACCAGCATTGCACAGCTTTTTGCAGAGAACGGCAATTTAGGCATTAATGTGACGATTTCGATGTGTTGA
- the SIAH1 gene encoding E3 ubiquitin-protein ligase SIAH1 isoform X1: MFYFSLHSLHVWNVAPLPPQNPTTVLLGKNILYECSSYNPCRFALFSLPRHLLRKSDLEAGFECIFLLEPLPSFDPTFKCFCLLSMIKIFLGKQEMSRQTATALPTGTSKCTPSQRVPALTGTTASNNDLASLFECPVCFDYVLPPILQCQSGHLVCSNCRPKLTCCPTCRGPLGSIRNLAMEKVANSVLFPCKYASSGCEITLPHTEKADHEELCEFRPYSCPCPGASCKWQGSLDAVMPHLMHQHKSITTLQGEDIVFLATDINLPGAVDWVMMQSCFGFHFMLVLEKQEKYDGHQQFFAIVQLIGTRKQAENFAYRLELNGHRRRLTWEATPRSIHEGIATAIMNSDCLVFDTSIAQLFAENGNLGINVTISMC, encoded by the exons atgttttatttttctttacattcACTACATGTTTGGAATgtagctccccttccccctcaaaATCCAACTACAGTACTACTGGGGAAAAACATACTGTATGAATGCTCATCATATAATCCATGCAGGTTTGCCCTCTTTTCATTACCAAGGCACCTGTTAAGGAAATCAGATTTGGAGGCTGGATTTGAATGCATTTTCCTTCTTGAACCCCTACCAAGTTTTGATCCAACATTCAAATGCTTCTGTTTACTCAGCATGATcaaaatatttttggggaaacaag AAATGAGTCGTCAAACTGCTACAGCGCTTCCCACGGGTACCTCCAAGTGCACACCATCACAGAGGGTGCCTGCATTGACTGGTACCACAGCTTCCAACAATGACTTGGCTAGTCTCTTTGAGTGTCCTGTCTGTTTTGACTATGTACTGCCACCTATTCTGCAGTGCCAAAGTGGCCATCTTGTTTGTAGCAACTGTCGTCCCAAGCTCACATGCTGTCCGACCTGCCGAGGCCCACTGGGTTCAATTCGTAACTTGGCTATGGAAAAGGTTGCCAACTCTGTACTGTTTCCTTGTAAATATGCCTCCTCTGGCTGCGAAATCACTTTGCCCCACACTGAAAAAGCAGACCATGAAGAGCTTTGTGAATTCAGGCCTTATTCGTGCCCATGTCCTGGTGCTTCTTGTAAGTGGCAAGGCTCTCTAGATGCTGTCATGCCTCATCTCATGCACCAGCATAAGTCAATAACGACGCTACAGGGAGAAGATATAGTTTTCCTTGCTACAGACATTAATCTTCCTGGTGCCGTTGACTGGGTTATGATGCAGTCTTGTTTTGGCTTTCACTTCATGCTTGTATTGGAGAAACAGGAGAAATATGATGGTCACCAGCAGTTCTTTGCAATTGTACAGCTGATAGGAACACGGAAACAAGCTGAAAATTTTGCTTATCGACTTGAGCTAAATGGTCATAGGCGACGATTGACTTGGGAAGCAACTCCTCGATCAATTCACGAAGGGATTGCAACTGCCATCATGAACAGTGACTGTCTAGTCTTTGACACCAGCATTGCACAGCTTTTTGCAGAGAACGGCAATTTAGGCATTAATGTGACGATTTCGATGTGTTGA
- the SIAH1 gene encoding E3 ubiquitin-protein ligase SIAH1 isoform X3 has protein sequence MSEMSRQTATALPTGTSKCTPSQRVPALTGTTASNNDLASLFECPVCFDYVLPPILQCQSGHLVCSNCRPKLTCCPTCRGPLGSIRNLAMEKVANSVLFPCKYASSGCEITLPHTEKADHEELCEFRPYSCPCPGASCKWQGSLDAVMPHLMHQHKSITTLQGEDIVFLATDINLPGAVDWVMMQSCFGFHFMLVLEKQEKYDGHQQFFAIVQLIGTRKQAENFAYRLELNGHRRRLTWEATPRSIHEGIATAIMNSDCLVFDTSIAQLFAENGNLGINVTISMC, from the exons ATGTCAG AAATGAGTCGTCAAACTGCTACAGCGCTTCCCACGGGTACCTCCAAGTGCACACCATCACAGAGGGTGCCTGCATTGACTGGTACCACAGCTTCCAACAATGACTTGGCTAGTCTCTTTGAGTGTCCTGTCTGTTTTGACTATGTACTGCCACCTATTCTGCAGTGCCAAAGTGGCCATCTTGTTTGTAGCAACTGTCGTCCCAAGCTCACATGCTGTCCGACCTGCCGAGGCCCACTGGGTTCAATTCGTAACTTGGCTATGGAAAAGGTTGCCAACTCTGTACTGTTTCCTTGTAAATATGCCTCCTCTGGCTGCGAAATCACTTTGCCCCACACTGAAAAAGCAGACCATGAAGAGCTTTGTGAATTCAGGCCTTATTCGTGCCCATGTCCTGGTGCTTCTTGTAAGTGGCAAGGCTCTCTAGATGCTGTCATGCCTCATCTCATGCACCAGCATAAGTCAATAACGACGCTACAGGGAGAAGATATAGTTTTCCTTGCTACAGACATTAATCTTCCTGGTGCCGTTGACTGGGTTATGATGCAGTCTTGTTTTGGCTTTCACTTCATGCTTGTATTGGAGAAACAGGAGAAATATGATGGTCACCAGCAGTTCTTTGCAATTGTACAGCTGATAGGAACACGGAAACAAGCTGAAAATTTTGCTTATCGACTTGAGCTAAATGGTCATAGGCGACGATTGACTTGGGAAGCAACTCCTCGATCAATTCACGAAGGGATTGCAACTGCCATCATGAACAGTGACTGTCTAGTCTTTGACACCAGCATTGCACAGCTTTTTGCAGAGAACGGCAATTTAGGCATTAATGTGACGATTTCGATGTGTTGA